A portion of the Coraliomargarita sinensis genome contains these proteins:
- a CDS encoding response regulator → MNILFIEDEKDLQASAVAQLELKGHIVYPTFDLEESRAILSDQSIRIDLIISDHRLPDGLGIQFVLEIRDQFPECKTVIVSGCLTPKDIETLEENDIPYYKKPLLYARVIEEMRDKPLDSAPVHVAPEPEPELPAGPEPEPEVSEKKKVFGFWPFR, encoded by the coding sequence ATGAATATTCTTTTCATAGAGGATGAGAAAGATCTTCAAGCTAGCGCTGTGGCGCAGTTGGAATTGAAAGGGCATATAGTCTATCCTACCTTTGATCTGGAGGAGTCGCGGGCCATCTTGTCGGACCAGAGCATCAGGATCGACTTGATTATCAGTGATCATCGTTTGCCGGACGGTCTCGGTATACAGTTTGTTCTGGAGATACGTGACCAGTTCCCGGAGTGCAAAACCGTGATTGTCTCGGGCTGCTTGACGCCCAAAGACATTGAGACCCTGGAAGAAAACGACATCCCATACTACAAAAAACCTCTCCTATACGCTCGGGTGATCGAGGAGATGCGTGACAAGCCTTTGGATTCGGCACCCGTGCATGTGGCCCCGGAACCCGAGCCTGAGTTGCCCGCCGGGCCTGAGCCGGAGCCGGAAGTTTCTGAGAAGAAAAAAGTCTTTGGATTTTGGCCTTTCCGTTAG
- a CDS encoding hybrid sensor histidine kinase/response regulator has product MSEKDYPELPLSFEELLANFPDAVVVHSMDNRILYWNRFAESLYGWSAEEIMGRSIERIFYLDSQHRKVAVAELRDKGSWSGELRQIDREGHEHLIDARQQLYRDSAGEALAVLSFNRDITQEKKQADAAARAHHIQSSSLLAGGIAHELNNALAPIMLSSAMLKRTVADDKSKGMVAMIEKCATKGADLITDLLAFERGKGGGNEVIRKTQILRAIQRAKVAVVPENVDLNVHMAEDLWEFRGEAAELNEAYQHIMQNACEAMPDGGTLSIEVANCRCDENFANLAPEAEVGAYVSIAFKDTGFGIDENIIKRVAEPFFTTKEPKQGFGFGLSNTQAIVKGHKGFMVLESNRGTGTTLTLYIPADAQDQDGGEGVSIVEDRSSGNGRLVLVADDELFIRETIKRTLEDRGYRVLTAQDGTEALAVYAANQTEIDMVVTNVEMPFMDGPALCRALKKLNPDVRILVSSGHKQREKVQEIKACGVEQFLAKPYTADQLADRIKTLIEE; this is encoded by the coding sequence ATGAGCGAGAAAGACTATCCTGAGTTGCCCCTCAGTTTTGAGGAATTGTTAGCCAACTTTCCGGATGCGGTGGTCGTTCATAGTATGGATAACCGGATCCTGTATTGGAATCGTTTTGCCGAGAGTCTTTACGGATGGTCTGCGGAAGAGATTATGGGTCGGTCGATCGAGCGGATCTTTTATCTCGATAGCCAACATCGGAAAGTCGCGGTGGCTGAGTTGCGCGACAAAGGGAGTTGGTCCGGTGAGCTCCGCCAAATCGATCGTGAGGGGCACGAACACTTAATCGATGCCCGCCAACAGCTGTATCGCGACAGCGCGGGCGAGGCGCTTGCCGTGCTTTCTTTCAACCGCGACATCACTCAGGAAAAGAAACAGGCCGATGCCGCGGCACGGGCGCATCATATTCAGTCGTCGAGTTTGCTGGCCGGTGGAATCGCCCATGAGTTAAATAATGCACTCGCTCCCATCATGCTTTCATCCGCCATGCTCAAGCGGACGGTGGCCGATGATAAATCGAAGGGTATGGTGGCCATGATCGAAAAATGCGCGACCAAAGGGGCGGATTTGATCACCGATCTTCTCGCCTTCGAGCGTGGAAAAGGCGGGGGCAACGAAGTCATACGCAAGACCCAGATCCTTCGTGCGATTCAACGGGCCAAGGTAGCCGTGGTGCCGGAGAATGTGGATCTGAACGTCCACATGGCCGAAGACCTTTGGGAGTTTCGCGGTGAGGCCGCTGAACTAAACGAGGCTTATCAGCACATCATGCAAAATGCCTGCGAGGCGATGCCGGATGGCGGCACGCTCTCGATTGAAGTGGCGAATTGCCGCTGCGATGAAAACTTTGCCAATCTCGCCCCCGAAGCCGAAGTCGGCGCTTACGTCAGTATCGCTTTCAAGGATACCGGTTTCGGTATTGATGAGAACATCATTAAACGCGTCGCCGAACCTTTTTTCACCACCAAAGAGCCCAAGCAGGGCTTTGGCTTCGGCCTCTCCAATACCCAGGCGATCGTCAAGGGACACAAGGGGTTCATGGTGCTCGAAAGTAATAGGGGCACCGGCACCACACTGACGCTCTACATACCCGCCGATGCGCAGGATCAGGATGGCGGCGAGGGTGTATCAATAGTGGAAGATCGCAGTTCGGGGAACGGACGTCTTGTTTTGGTGGCCGATGACGAGCTCTTTATCCGTGAGACGATTAAACGAACTTTGGAAGACCGTGGTTATCGTGTGCTAACGGCTCAGGACGGAACCGAGGCACTGGCCGTGTATGCGGCCAACCAAACTGAGATCGACATGGTCGTCACCAATGTGGAGATGCCATTCATGGATGGCCCGGCGCTTTGCCGCGCGCTCAAGAAGCTTAACCCTGATGTGCGCATACTGGTGTCGAGTGGACACAAGCAGCGGGAAAAAGTACAGGAGATCAAGGCCTGTGGGGTGGAGCAGTTTTTGGCCAAGCCCTACACCGCCGATCAACTGGCGGATCGTATCAAAACACTCATCGAGGAATAA
- the sucD gene encoding succinate--CoA ligase subunit alpha has protein sequence MSILVNKDTRLVVQGITGKTGTFHTKQCIEYGTNVVAGVTPGKGGQMWEDKVPVCNTVAEAVEEHGANVSVIYVPPAFAADSILEAIEAEVPLVICITEGVPVRDMAEVRRRLYFHNTKTRLIGPNCPGIITPGECKIGIMPGYIHKPGRVGVVSRSGTLTYEAVWQLTQKGHGQSTCIGIGGDPINGTSQTDAIRMFNEDPDTDAIIMIGEIGGSAEEDACAYIKEHVKKPVAGFIAGASAPKGRTMGHAGAIVSASGAGTAEAKFAAMEDAGVSIARNPSEIADALLKIYKG, from the coding sequence ATGAGTATTCTCGTAAACAAAGACACGCGTCTCGTCGTTCAAGGGATCACCGGTAAAACCGGCACCTTTCACACGAAGCAATGCATCGAATACGGCACCAACGTCGTCGCAGGTGTGACCCCCGGCAAGGGCGGTCAAATGTGGGAAGATAAAGTCCCCGTCTGTAACACTGTGGCCGAAGCCGTCGAAGAGCACGGCGCCAACGTATCCGTGATTTATGTGCCGCCGGCCTTCGCCGCCGACTCGATTCTGGAAGCAATTGAAGCGGAAGTGCCGCTCGTCATCTGCATTACCGAGGGCGTTCCTGTCCGCGATATGGCCGAGGTGCGCCGCCGCCTCTATTTTCACAACACCAAAACACGCCTGATCGGCCCGAACTGCCCCGGCATCATCACGCCGGGCGAGTGCAAGATCGGCATCATGCCCGGCTACATCCACAAGCCCGGCCGTGTCGGTGTCGTCTCCCGCTCCGGTACCCTGACTTATGAAGCGGTCTGGCAGTTGACACAAAAAGGCCACGGCCAATCCACTTGCATCGGTATCGGCGGCGATCCCATCAACGGCACCTCGCAGACCGATGCCATTCGGATGTTTAACGAAGATCCGGATACCGACGCCATCATCATGATCGGTGAGATCGGTGGCAGCGCCGAGGAAGATGCCTGTGCCTATATCAAGGAACACGTGAAAAAGCCGGTCGCCGGCTTTATCGCCGGAGCATCCGCGCCCAAAGGCCGGACCATGGGCCACGCTGGGGCAATTGTGTCGGCATCCGGTGCCGGCACAGCCGAAGCGAAATTTGCCGCCATGGAAGATGCCGGCGTCTCCATCGCCCGCAATCCTTCCGAGATCGCCGACGCTCTGCTAAAGATCTACAAGGGCTAA